One window from the genome of Jiangella alba encodes:
- a CDS encoding heavy metal translocating P-type ATPase, with amino-acid sequence MEQHEHAVATEHHGAHDHAGHAGAPAGHAGGHSAHSGHDKHAGHGDGSMFRDKFWVSLILAVPVVGFSTMFADLIGYEVPGWSTWIPPVLGTFLFFYGGWPFLAGAKAELADRLPGMMTLISLAITVAFVASGLTTLEIGSLDLDFWWELALLIVVMLLGHWLEMRALGQASGALQALAELLPDTAERVGPDGAVTEVPLAELAVGDVVLVRSGGRVPADGVVAEGTAEVDESTVTGESKTVTRGPGDRVVAGTVATDTAVRIEVNAVGDDTALAGIQRLVADAQASSSRAQALADRAAAWLFWFALGVGALTFVVWALLGEASDAVERTVTVLVIACPHALGLAIPLVIAISTAMSARAGILVKDRLALERMRQVDAVLFDKTGTLTMGRPAVSGVAAAGPVSEDELLALAAAAERDSEHPLAKAVVAAASGPVPVATEFRSLTGKGVRAVVDGAQVSVGGPGLLRDLSLAAPSSIASSVDEWAAAGSTVLYVVRDGDVLGALALADEIRPESREAVALLRAEKVHTVMITGDARNVAESVAAKVGIDEVFAEVLPEDKDAAVASLQQRGLSVAMVGDGVNDAPALARADVGVAIGAGTDVAVESAGVVLASDDPRGVVSARRLSTASYRKMVQNLVWATGYNLLSVPLAAGVLAPIGFVLPPAAAAVAMTASTVIVAANAQLLRRLDLRPDRLAR; translated from the coding sequence GTGGGCACTCCGCGCACTCCGGACACGACAAGCACGCCGGGCACGGCGACGGCAGCATGTTCCGGGACAAGTTCTGGGTGAGCCTGATCCTGGCCGTCCCCGTGGTCGGCTTCAGCACGATGTTCGCCGACCTGATCGGGTACGAGGTGCCCGGCTGGTCGACGTGGATCCCGCCGGTCCTCGGCACGTTCCTGTTCTTCTACGGCGGCTGGCCGTTCCTCGCCGGCGCCAAGGCCGAGCTCGCCGACCGGCTGCCCGGCATGATGACGCTGATCTCGCTGGCCATCACCGTCGCGTTCGTCGCGAGCGGGCTGACCACGCTGGAGATCGGCAGCCTCGACCTCGACTTCTGGTGGGAGCTGGCGCTCCTGATCGTCGTCATGCTGCTCGGCCACTGGCTGGAGATGCGTGCCCTCGGTCAGGCGTCCGGGGCGCTGCAGGCGCTGGCCGAACTGCTGCCCGACACCGCCGAGCGGGTCGGCCCCGACGGCGCCGTGACGGAGGTGCCGCTGGCCGAGCTGGCCGTCGGCGACGTCGTCCTGGTCCGCTCCGGCGGCCGGGTGCCCGCCGACGGCGTCGTCGCCGAGGGCACCGCGGAGGTCGACGAGTCCACCGTCACCGGCGAGTCCAAGACCGTCACCCGCGGGCCGGGCGACCGCGTCGTCGCCGGCACCGTCGCCACCGACACCGCCGTCCGCATCGAGGTCAACGCCGTCGGCGACGACACCGCGCTGGCCGGCATCCAGCGTCTGGTGGCCGACGCGCAGGCGTCCAGCTCGCGGGCGCAGGCCCTGGCCGACCGCGCCGCCGCGTGGCTGTTCTGGTTCGCCCTCGGCGTCGGCGCCCTGACGTTCGTCGTGTGGGCGCTGCTGGGCGAGGCGTCGGACGCGGTCGAACGCACCGTGACGGTGCTGGTCATCGCCTGCCCCCACGCTCTCGGGCTGGCCATCCCGCTGGTGATCGCGATCTCCACGGCGATGTCCGCCCGGGCCGGCATCCTGGTCAAGGACCGGCTGGCGCTGGAGCGCATGCGCCAGGTCGACGCCGTCCTGTTCGACAAGACCGGCACGCTGACGATGGGCCGCCCGGCGGTCTCCGGCGTCGCGGCCGCCGGTCCGGTGAGCGAGGACGAGCTGCTGGCGCTGGCCGCCGCGGCCGAGCGCGACTCCGAGCACCCGCTGGCCAAGGCCGTCGTCGCGGCGGCATCCGGCCCGGTGCCGGTGGCGACCGAGTTCCGCTCGCTGACCGGCAAGGGCGTCCGTGCGGTCGTCGACGGCGCGCAGGTCTCGGTCGGCGGACCCGGCCTGCTGCGCGACCTGTCGCTGGCGGCGCCGTCGTCGATCGCCTCGTCCGTCGACGAGTGGGCCGCGGCCGGCTCGACCGTCCTCTACGTCGTCCGCGACGGCGACGTGCTGGGCGCGCTGGCGCTGGCCGACGAGATCCGGCCCGAGTCGCGCGAGGCGGTGGCGCTGCTGCGTGCGGAGAAGGTGCACACGGTGATGATCACCGGCGACGCCCGCAACGTGGCGGAGTCGGTGGCGGCGAAGGTCGGCATCGACGAGGTGTTCGCCGAGGTGCTGCCGGAGGACAAGGACGCCGCGGTGGCGTCGCTGCAGCAGCGCGGCCTGTCGGTCGCCATGGTCGGCGACGGCGTCAACGACGCGCCCGCGCTGGCCCGCGCCGACGTGGGTGTCGCGATCGGCGCCGGAACGGACGTCGCGGTCGAGTCCGCCGGCGTCGTCCTGGCCTCCGACGACCCCCGCGGCGTCGTCTCGGCCCGCCGGCTGTCGACGGCCAGCTACCGGAAGATGGTGCAGAACCTGGTGTGGGCGACGGGGTACAACCTGCTGTCCGTGCCGCTCGCGGCCGGCGTGCTCGCGCCGATCGGGTTCGTGCTCCCGCCGGCGGCCGCCGCCGTCGCCATGACCGCGTCGACGGTCATCGTCGCGGCCAACGCCCAGCTGCTGCGCCGCCTCGACCTCCGCCCCGACCGCCTCGCGCGCTGA
- a CDS encoding serine hydrolase — translation MTTSEAFGFSGEAVRTAHDIRADWAATGLRGALYARNVDTGEDLGFDVHAPYALASVSKLPLALVVLDLVAAGELDPAHPVDLVPGAMTPGPTGAALFRHPSRVALEDLLLLMLSVSDNAAADAVFALVPPERVTATLQGWGCDGIVVRHPMRRLYEAAAAVAPDDPVLALELAVRATTDGGGHVLPTLDVAAATSGTAAGLVALVERVWTDDVSVPAATARLRELLGHQVRQRMGAELAADAVTVSSKTGTFLNLRHEAGMVTTSTGDRIAVAALTASTVAARSQPEADRAIGRAARAALDVLRR, via the coding sequence GTGACGACGTCCGAGGCGTTCGGGTTCTCCGGCGAGGCGGTGCGCACGGCACACGACATCCGCGCCGACTGGGCCGCCACCGGGCTGCGCGGCGCCCTGTACGCCCGCAACGTCGACACCGGCGAGGATCTCGGCTTCGACGTGCACGCGCCGTACGCACTGGCGTCGGTGAGCAAGCTGCCGCTGGCGCTGGTCGTGCTCGACCTAGTCGCCGCCGGCGAGCTGGACCCCGCGCACCCCGTCGACCTCGTCCCCGGCGCCATGACACCCGGCCCGACCGGCGCCGCGCTGTTCCGGCACCCGAGCCGCGTCGCGCTGGAGGACCTGCTGCTGCTCATGCTGTCGGTGAGCGACAACGCCGCCGCCGACGCCGTGTTCGCGCTGGTGCCGCCGGAGCGGGTCACGGCGACGCTGCAGGGCTGGGGGTGCGACGGCATCGTGGTGCGGCACCCGATGCGGCGGCTGTACGAGGCCGCGGCGGCGGTCGCGCCGGACGATCCCGTGCTGGCGCTGGAGCTGGCGGTGCGCGCGACCACCGACGGCGGCGGGCACGTGCTGCCGACGCTGGACGTCGCCGCGGCCACGAGCGGCACGGCGGCCGGGCTGGTGGCGCTGGTCGAGCGCGTCTGGACCGACGACGTCAGCGTCCCTGCGGCGACGGCGCGGCTGCGCGAGCTGCTGGGCCACCAGGTGCGCCAGCGGATGGGCGCCGAGCTGGCCGCCGACGCCGTCACCGTCAGCAGCAAGACCGGCACGTTCCTCAACCTGCGGCACGAGGCCGGCATGGTCACCACGTCGACCGGCGACCGCATCGCCGTGGCCGCGCTCACCGCCTCGACCGTCGCGGCCCGGTCGCAGCCGGAGGCCGACCGTGCGATCGGGCGGGCCGCCCGCGCCGCGCTCGACGTGCTGCGACGCTAG
- the bla gene encoding class A beta-lactamase gives MTRSLSRRAVLRAGLAVPLAASAGLLATGGAGAAGSGPDPAVRELERAHDVTLGVSATNLATGTRLAHRSGDRFPILSVFKSIAAAAVLRDLDESRLEHRVWYPPADILLNSAITAEHVDTGMTVAELCDAAIRFSDNAAGNLLLREIGGPRGLTAFARSTGDDATRLDRWEIELNTAEPGDVRDTSTPAALARTFAGLLVGDLLRPRDRRRLRDWMLANTTSGPRFRDALPDGWRLADKTGAGDYGANNDAGVAWNPAGQPIVIVAMSRRAERDAPRVDAALADVARLVVRRLG, from the coding sequence ATGACCCGTTCGCTCAGCCGCCGCGCCGTTCTGCGGGCCGGCCTCGCCGTCCCGCTGGCCGCGTCGGCCGGCCTGCTCGCCACCGGCGGCGCCGGGGCGGCCGGCTCCGGTCCGGACCCGGCGGTCCGCGAGTTGGAGCGCGCCCACGACGTCACGCTCGGCGTGAGCGCGACGAACCTCGCGACCGGCACCCGGCTCGCGCACCGGTCCGGCGACCGGTTCCCGATCCTGTCGGTGTTCAAGTCGATCGCCGCGGCCGCCGTCCTACGCGACCTCGACGAGTCGCGGCTGGAGCACCGCGTCTGGTACCCGCCGGCCGACATCCTGCTGAACTCGGCGATCACCGCCGAGCACGTCGACACCGGCATGACCGTCGCGGAACTGTGCGACGCCGCGATCCGCTTCAGCGACAACGCCGCCGGGAACCTGCTGCTGCGCGAGATCGGCGGCCCGCGCGGCCTGACCGCGTTCGCCCGGTCGACCGGCGACGACGCGACCCGGCTGGACCGCTGGGAGATCGAGCTGAACACGGCCGAGCCGGGCGACGTGCGCGACACCTCGACGCCCGCGGCGCTGGCCCGCACGTTCGCCGGCCTGCTCGTCGGCGACCTGCTGCGGCCGCGGGACCGGCGGCGGCTGCGCGACTGGATGCTGGCGAACACGACCTCCGGTCCGCGCTTCCGCGACGCGCTGCCGGACGGCTGGCGGCTGGCCGACAAGACCGGCGCCGGCGACTACGGCGCCAACAACGACGCCGGGGTGGCATGGAACCCGGCGGGCCAGCCGATCGTCATCGTTGCCATGAGCCGCCGCGCCGAGCGCGACGCCCCGCGCGTCGACGCCGCCCTGGCCGACGTGGCCCGGCTGGTGGTGCGGCGGCTCGGCTGA
- a CDS encoding CGNR zinc finger domain-containing protein produces MHFNHYSDEGAQLAAAVVNARLDSPADIVALAAEHYLLLERSPTAEDVAGLRRWRTELARVVDAPTSGERIEALNRLLARGTAHPRISLHNGPPHVHFRPDDVPPERQFAAITAFGLAWFLTQRGLHRLGRCAAPDCDVAFADVTRNGRQRYCSPRCANRQAVRRHRAHRSALQ; encoded by the coding sequence GTGCATTTCAACCATTACAGCGACGAGGGCGCGCAGCTCGCCGCCGCCGTGGTGAACGCCCGCCTCGACTCCCCCGCCGACATCGTCGCGCTGGCGGCCGAGCACTACCTGCTGCTGGAGCGCTCACCCACCGCCGAGGACGTCGCCGGACTGCGGCGCTGGCGCACGGAGCTGGCCCGCGTCGTCGACGCGCCGACGTCCGGTGAGCGCATCGAGGCGCTGAACCGGCTGCTCGCCCGCGGCACCGCGCACCCGCGGATCAGCCTGCACAACGGCCCGCCGCACGTGCACTTCCGCCCCGACGACGTGCCGCCGGAACGGCAGTTCGCGGCGATCACGGCGTTCGGGCTGGCGTGGTTCCTCACCCAGCGCGGGCTGCACCGGCTGGGCCGCTGCGCCGCCCCCGACTGCGACGTCGCGTTCGCCGACGTCACCCGCAACGGGCGGCAGCGCTACTGCTCGCCCCGCTGCGCCAACCGCCAGGCCGTCCGCCGCCACCGGGCCCACCGCTCCGCTTTGCAATGA
- a CDS encoding LysR family transcriptional regulator codes for MDLLRHLEAFVAVAEARSFTRGADLCGAPQPVVSRRVAALERDLGSTLLHRSSRQVELTDAGRTLLPHAADLVARAGHFRELAAAARAAGLSAGIPSGPDPRALVAARRLAAAAGVTLTFAEQPAAERAALVRRGRLDVALLPCPPDEEETGAELGGGTATDDLRGRRLHLDQLRRSGGDDGRPRALHLSAEDDVPWVRDPVRRAARLAGLLDGQLRVGTPDTEALTCALEYGDAVLCTPAWAAAHRLRWRPLGDVAVRRTYAVAGRAQVPRELVGTVLPALARAAGLVTDPEEPR; via the coding sequence GTGGATCTGTTACGGCACCTGGAGGCGTTCGTCGCGGTGGCCGAGGCCCGCAGTTTCACCCGCGGCGCCGACCTCTGCGGCGCACCGCAGCCGGTGGTCAGCCGGCGGGTCGCGGCGCTGGAGCGCGACCTCGGCAGCACGCTGCTGCACCGCTCGTCCCGGCAGGTCGAGCTGACCGACGCCGGGCGCACGCTGCTCCCCCACGCCGCCGACCTCGTCGCCCGGGCCGGGCACTTCCGCGAACTGGCCGCCGCGGCCCGAGCCGCCGGCCTGAGCGCCGGCATCCCGTCCGGGCCCGACCCGCGGGCGCTGGTGGCGGCCCGCCGGCTGGCCGCCGCGGCCGGCGTCACGCTGACGTTCGCCGAGCAGCCCGCCGCGGAGCGGGCCGCGCTCGTCCGCCGCGGCCGGCTCGACGTCGCGCTGCTGCCCTGCCCGCCGGACGAGGAGGAGACCGGCGCCGAGCTGGGCGGGGGCACCGCGACCGACGACCTGCGCGGGCGGCGGCTGCACCTGGACCAGCTGCGCCGTTCCGGCGGCGACGACGGCCGGCCGCGGGCGCTGCACCTGTCCGCCGAGGACGACGTGCCGTGGGTCCGCGACCCGGTGCGCCGCGCCGCCCGGCTGGCCGGGCTGCTGGACGGCCAACTGCGCGTCGGCACCCCCGACACCGAGGCGCTGACCTGCGCGCTCGAATACGGCGACGCGGTCCTGTGCACGCCCGCGTGGGCCGCGGCGCACCGGCTGCGCTGGCGCCCGCTCGGCGACGTCGCGGTGCGCCGCACGTACGCCGTCGCCGGCCGGGCGCAGGTGCCGCGCGAGCTGGTCGGCACCGTCCTGCCGGCGCTGGCCCGTGCGGCCGGGCTGGTCACCGACCCGGAGGAGCCGCGGTGA
- a CDS encoding penicillin-binding transpeptidase domain-containing protein: protein MAGGVLVATAAGCSSDDPPDATPVAEQLADAVASGDFTGVPLGDAGAEDANAAVEAMVAGMGAATRTVTVADLAQTDDENTREVTLDVGWDLDGSAASPAEGTETPAETPAATSATPDTPDWTYQTTATLRVADDTEAGWTVDWSPAVLHPQLTDGATLDLSRTQAPRADILGAGGAVVVTERPVYRIGIDKTRVDAALAPASAASLAELVGVDPAGFTERVQGAGERAFVDAITLREGDAAPLLDQIAAIEGAVAIDDTLALAPTRDFARPVLGTVGDATAELVEESGGRIVAGDVVGLSGLQAQYDEQLGGTPGLAVELVPPAPADDPTATASPAADAPADESAPAEPEVLFEREPVAGTPLATTLDIDLQTRAETILADVGPASAIVAVQPSTGAVLAAASGPGGEGYSTATLGQYAPGSTFKVVTSLALLRAGLTAESTVPCTPTVTVDGRAFENYDDYPSGALGDITLRQAVANSCNTAFISQNGVADQAALAQAAASLGLGAEYQAGAPAFLGAVPAEADGTAHAASMIGQGEVLASPLAMATVAASVAAGHTVAPTLVDPPAAAPESTLTADEAAVLQDLMRAVVEDGSGAFLGDVPGDPVGAKTGTAEYEADGEVRLHAWMIATQGDLAVAVFVEDGESGSRTAGPLLEAFLGG from the coding sequence ATGGCCGGTGGCGTGTTGGTGGCGACGGCGGCGGGGTGCAGCAGCGACGATCCGCCCGACGCCACGCCGGTGGCCGAGCAGCTGGCCGACGCGGTCGCGTCCGGCGACTTCACCGGCGTCCCGCTCGGCGACGCCGGTGCCGAGGACGCGAACGCGGCCGTCGAGGCCATGGTCGCCGGCATGGGGGCGGCCACCCGCACCGTCACCGTCGCCGACCTCGCGCAGACCGACGACGAGAACACCCGCGAGGTCACCCTCGACGTCGGCTGGGACCTCGACGGCTCCGCCGCGTCGCCCGCGGAGGGGACGGAGACGCCGGCGGAGACGCCCGCGGCCACCTCCGCGACCCCGGACACCCCCGACTGGACCTATCAGACGACCGCCACGCTGCGGGTCGCCGACGACACCGAGGCCGGCTGGACGGTCGACTGGTCGCCCGCGGTCCTGCACCCGCAGCTCACCGACGGCGCCACGCTCGACCTCTCGCGCACGCAGGCGCCGCGCGCGGACATCCTGGGCGCCGGCGGCGCGGTCGTCGTCACCGAGCGGCCCGTGTACCGCATCGGCATCGACAAGACCCGCGTCGACGCCGCGCTGGCGCCCGCGTCCGCCGCGTCGCTGGCCGAGCTGGTGGGCGTCGACCCGGCCGGGTTCACCGAGCGCGTCCAGGGCGCGGGGGAGCGGGCCTTCGTCGACGCCATCACGCTGCGCGAGGGCGACGCCGCGCCGCTGCTGGACCAGATCGCGGCCATCGAGGGCGCCGTCGCCATCGACGACACGCTCGCGCTGGCCCCGACCCGCGACTTCGCCCGGCCCGTCCTCGGCACCGTCGGCGACGCCACGGCCGAACTGGTCGAGGAGTCCGGCGGGCGCATCGTCGCCGGTGACGTCGTCGGGCTGTCCGGGCTGCAGGCGCAGTACGACGAGCAGCTCGGCGGCACGCCCGGGCTGGCCGTCGAGCTGGTGCCGCCGGCGCCGGCCGACGACCCCACCGCCACCGCGTCCCCCGCCGCGGACGCGCCCGCGGACGAGTCCGCGCCGGCCGAGCCGGAGGTGCTGTTCGAGCGCGAGCCGGTGGCCGGCACCCCGCTGGCGACGACGCTCGACATCGACCTGCAGACCCGCGCCGAGACCATCCTCGCCGACGTCGGCCCGGCCAGCGCCATCGTCGCGGTCCAGCCGTCCACCGGCGCCGTCCTGGCCGCGGCCAGCGGGCCCGGCGGCGAGGGCTACTCGACGGCGACGCTCGGCCAGTACGCGCCCGGCTCGACGTTCAAGGTGGTGACGTCGCTGGCGCTGCTGCGCGCCGGGCTGACCGCCGAGTCCACGGTGCCGTGCACCCCGACGGTCACCGTCGACGGCCGCGCGTTCGAGAACTACGACGACTACCCGTCCGGCGCCCTCGGCGACATCACCCTGCGCCAGGCCGTCGCGAACTCCTGCAACACCGCGTTCATCAGCCAGAACGGTGTCGCCGACCAGGCCGCGCTGGCGCAGGCCGCGGCGTCGCTGGGGCTCGGCGCCGAGTACCAGGCCGGCGCGCCGGCCTTCCTCGGCGCGGTCCCGGCCGAGGCCGACGGCACCGCGCACGCCGCGTCGATGATCGGCCAGGGCGAGGTGCTGGCGTCGCCGCTGGCCATGGCCACGGTGGCCGCCTCGGTCGCCGCCGGGCACACGGTGGCGCCGACGCTGGTCGACCCGCCCGCCGCGGCGCCCGAGAGCACCCTGACCGCCGACGAGGCGGCCGTCCTGCAGGACCTCATGCGCGCCGTGGTCGAGGACGGCAGCGGCGCGTTCCTCGGCGACGTCCCCGGCGACCCCGTCGGCGCGAAGACCGGCACCGCCGAGTACGAGGCCGACGGCGAGGTCCGGTTGCACGCCTGGATGATCGCGACGCAGGGCGACCTCGCCGTCGCGGTGTTCGTCGAGGACGGCGAGTCCGGCTCGCGCACCGCCGGCCCGCTGCTGGAAGCCTTCCTAGGCGGCTGA